Genomic window (Corallococcus caeni):
CTGGCTCGAGTGGATGCGGGAGGCCGGCATCCCCGCGACGACGCGGCGAGACCCCTGGAACCGGGAGGTCTTCATCGGGGTCCGGGAGCCGGAGTGATGCGAGGGTGGGGGGCCCTGCTGCTGTTCATCCCGTTCATGGGGATGGCCGCGCCCGCGCGCGTGGAGCTCGTCTTTGGCGGGGACGTGATTCCGCACGGCGAAGTGAAGTCGGTGGCGAAGGCCCACGCGCGAAGCGGGAACCACGAAGGCTGGGACCACGTCTTCGGCCCCCTGTCGGACGTGCTGCGAACAGCGGACGTGGGCGTGGTGAACCTGGAGACGCCCGTCACGGCCAACGACAAGGCATTCACGAAGGAGCTGGTCTTCAACGCGCCGCCAGCGATGGCACAGGCCCTGGTGCGCGCGGGCGTGAAGGTGGTGTCCACGGGCAACAACCACGCAAGGGATCAGCACGTGGAGGGCCTGGTTGAGACGCTGCGTCAGTTGGACGCGGTGGGGCTGCGCCACACGGGCACGGGAGCCACGAAGGACGCGGCCTGGGAGCCGGTGTTCGTGGAGGTGCGAGGCATCAAGCTGGGCTTCCTCTCCTTCACGAGGAGCCTGAACGGCTTCAGCAACCCGAAGGAAGCGGACGCGCCGCACGTGGCGCTGTTGCCCTATCCGGAGCACGTCTCCCGAAGAGGGCTGAAGCCGGAGGAAGCCCTGGAGAAGGTGCGAGCCGCGGCAGCGAAGTGTGACGCGCTGTTCGTGATGGGGCACTGGGGGCGTGAGTACACGGAAGCGCCCAATCCCCAGGACCGGGCATTGGGGCAGGCCTTCCTGGAAGCCGGAGCGTTCGCGGTCATCGGGCACCATCCGCATGTGCTCCAGCCGCTGGAGGCGTACACGACGAAGTCCGGGCGCCGCGGCTTCATCGCGTACTCGCTGGGCAACCTGGTGGCGAACCAGGCGCGCTTCTACCGGCACGTGAAGGGGCAGCAGGGGAAGGAAGGGGACAAGCGGGACACGCTGCTCCTGCGAGTCGGAGTAACGAGGGCGGAGCAGGGAGCCCCGGTGTCGCTGGCAGACGTCTCGGTCCTGCCGGTCTGGATTGAAAACAACGCCCAGGGCCGCAAGGCAAAAGCCAAACGGAACATCCAACCGGTGCTCATCGACCGTGAAATCGAAGAGGTCTCAAGAAGGTTGGCCGCCCTGACCCAGCGCACCGCGACGCAGGACAAGGCCACCCGAGCGGAGCAGGCCGCCCTCGAGCAGCGCCTGGCCACCGCCCGTTACCGCCGCGAGCGCATCCTGAGAATGCTGCCCGCGGAGTTCCAGGTGGCCACCCCCGAGCTCCGGAGGCGGCACGACGGCGCCGTGGGGCTGACGGCTCAGACCGTGCCGTGAAGCGGCACGCGAGCAATGAGCTCCGCGAGCTGTCCCCGGCAGGTGGCGCAGCGCTGGCGGAACTCCTCGCTGAGGTCCTGCGAGACAATGAGCCTGTCCCAGTACTTCAGCGCATGGCCGGCGGCGTCGGCCCAGACATCCAGGGTGTTGGAGGTTGGAGCTGCGGGCCTGAAGGTCCGCTCGACCAGGTGCGCGCCATCGGGTGCGAAGACCATGGGCAGCATGTCGTAGAGCGGCGCGAGCCGGAACCGTCCTGACGCTTCCACGAAGCAGGAGACATTGCCGAGGTGCCGGTCGATGTTTCCGATGAGCTGGCCAAAGACATCCAACCAGCGGATCCGCCGGACGTCCTCCGGAGGAAGGCGACGCTCTGCGAGCAGCCGCAGCGACACCTCCGTCCAGTTCGTCCCCAGCCTGATGTATTCGTTATCAATGGCGCGCAATGACAGCAGTGCGCGCCTTCCGCGAAGACCGACGCGGTCGAACCGCTCGACCTCCAGGAACCGGTGGTCCCGCAGGTCGAACCAGCGCGCGGTCGCCGCGTCGATGCCCGCCGCGCGGACCGCCTCCAGTGCAAGAGCCTCGCTCGCGAGCAGGTCCCGCCATCGCTGTCCCGCCCGGCCTTCGCTCGCATCCGCGAACTTCACGAGCACATGCCTGCCATCGGCATGGACGGCGAACTTCGGCTGCTCACCTCCTGCGGAGGAACCCGCACCTTCCGCGAGGAAGCTCCTGGCAAGCTCAGGGTAGCTGTCGCGGTGGACCGCGTGGACCTGTGTGGCCAGGTACCGGTCCAGCGACTCCTGTCCCAGGATGAGGTCCCCCGTGCAGTCCTCCCCGCGCCGGGCCAGGGCGATGAGCACCTGATCCTCGTTCCAGTCCGTGGTGCGAAGGGGGAGCCCCAGGTCTGGATGCCGCTCATGGAACCCCCGGCCCATGTATCCCTGGGGGCTCATCTCCTCCACGAAGGGAGGCAGGCCTTCGAAACGCTCCCCGGGCCCGTTGGCCTGCTCCAGCCAGGTCCCGCCATTGGACAGGAAGTGGAGGGTTCCCGCGCGATGAAGCTGTCCCGCTTCGTCCACCCGATGGACGGGAACGCGGGTCCCCAGCTCCGGCAGGGAGCGCGTCCGCGCATACAGCGCACCCCGGGTCCGGCCCATGCGGCAGATCAAATCACCCGCGTCCCTGAGCCAACGCGACAGGGTCTGCTGCGAGACGCCGAAGTGCTCCTGAAGCGTCTCCACCCGGACGGGTTGAAGACGCTGGACGGCTTCCAGGAGCTGTCGGACGGGAGGTGCGGCCATGGGTAGATGGATGAGTAGATAATCGGGTGCATCAACGGGTGCAAATAGGCATGAACTCATGCAGTTGAGCGGGTGCGCACTTTATTGACGGGTAGATGTGCGCTGGCCCAGGAGGGCCTACCGCCCGGCTGCTCGCTCGACACAGGGCACGTGGAGTTCTTGCACACGGAAGGGCTCGCCCCCGCCACGAAGCCGGGCACCACGGCGACCGCGCACGGAACGCACTCTGGGACGCCGCGTCTTGCACGCCGGGTCCGGGCTGACGCATGTGGACGCTCCCCTCATCCTGGAGCGTTCGTGTCCCGTCCCCTCCCGTGGTTCCGCTGGAGTCCCCTGGCCCTGACGCTGGCGGCCTCGCTGTCCTGTGCCCCCATCGAGGACCTGGAGCCCCCGCCACAGCCAGCCACCCAGAAGCAGGGCGTGGACGTCCCGGGCTTCGCCGAACTGCACCACCACATGTTCGCCGAGGAGGCCTTCGGCGGCGGCTGGTTCCACGGCGGCGTCAACGGCACGCTCGACACCTGTGACGGCGGCTGGCCGGAGAGCGACCACGCCCGCGTCCGCATGGACCTGAGCGGCCTGCTCAACCTGTGTCCCAACTCCGGAGGCGTGGACCTGAGCGGCGTGCCCGTCCTGTCCCAGCTCTTCGGCGTCGCGGGCGCGGTGGGCTCGGAGTTCATCGGGAAGATCGAGGGCACGGAAGGGGACACCGGCCTGCACATGGGCCGCCGTCAGCCCGGTTCGGAATGGCCCCGCTGGGACACCATCGCCCACCAGCAGTCCTGGGGCGGGTGGCTCAAGCAGGCGCACGACGGAGGCATGTCGCTGGTGGTGGTGTCCGCCGTCAGCAATGGCTTCCTCTGCGAAGCGCTGCCCCCGCAGAACCGCAAGCGCGCCTGCGACGAGATGATGGACGTGGAGGTCCAGCTCCAGATGGCCCACGCCTTCGACGCGGCCAATGACTGGGTGGAGATCGCCCTGTCGCCCGCGGACGCGCGGCGCATCATCTCGCAGGGGAAGCTCGCCATGGTCCTCTCCATCGAGACCAGCAAGCTCTTCGGCACGAAGGACTGGCGAGCGGAGCTCAACCGCTTCCACGCGCTGGGCGTGCGCACGCTCCAGCCCGTGCACCAGCTGGACAACCGCTTCGGCGGAGCGGCCCCGCACAACGCCATCTTCCAGGCCGCGCAGTTCCTGGAGAACTGCCACATCGACACCGACTGCGGCATCACCGCCGCCGGCTTCACGCTGGGCTTCGACGTGGACGCCCAGTGCCGCAACGTGAAGGGCCTCACCGCGGACGGCCAGCAGCTGCTCCAGGCGATGATGGACAAGGGCATGCTCATCGACCTGGCCCACCTGTCGGAGAAGGGCGTGCGTGACGCCTACGCCGTCTCCCAGACGAACCGCTACTACCCGCTCTTCATCAGCCACGGCCACTTCCGCGAGGTGATGAACGGCAAGCTCGCCGGGAACGAGAAGACCACCCCCGCCTGGGTGGTGCAGCTGCTCCGCCGCACGGGAGGCATGTTCGGCCTGCGCACCGCGCACGACGAGACGCGCACGTACACGCCCGCGAACATCGCCAATGATTGTCAGGGCTCCAGCCGCTCCTTCGCCCAGGCCTACGAGTTCGGCCGCCAGGGCCTCAAGGTCCCCATGGCCTTCGGCGCGGACTTCAACGGCTTCATCCAGCAGACGCGGCCGCGCTTCGGTCCCAACGGCGCGTGCTCGGCGGGCTTCCAGGCGGAGGCGGACGCGCAGGCCCACCAGCAGGAGCTCGAAGCCCCGGGCCGGCTGGGGACGCCGTTCGACGAGCAGGGGCTCGCGCACGTGGGCCTGCTGCCCGACCTGCTCCGCGACGTGCGCAACCTGGGCGCGGACACCACGCCGCTGGACCGCTCGGCGGAGGTGTTCATCCGCATGTGGGAGCGCACCGCGAGCAGCGCGCGCACCGGCATGGCGGACCCCGCGCTGGACGTCGACACGAGCGGCATCGCGCCGTGGGTGCCACCGGACGAGCGTGAGAAGGCCTACCCCACCGTGTGCGGCAAGGCCTACGCGCCGGACTCCAAGACGCTGAACCAGGGCTGCCGCTTCGACGACGAGTGCCAGAGCGAGCAGTGCACCTCCGTGCTCTGCGCCACCTTCGACGGCCGCTGCGTGTGCAACGACGACGGGGACTGCGGCGCGTCCCGCTACTGCCAGAACGACATCCCGGGCAACCCCAGTGACAACGACTGCGTGGACCGCAAGACGGACGGCACGTCGTGCAGCCGCGACGGCCAGTGTCTCTCCGGAGCGTGCGGAGGCTGCTTCAACGCGGTGGGCTGGTGCTACACGCCGCGCTCCAAGGCCTACGGTCAGACGTGCAAGTCGGACCGCGAGTGCACCACGGACCGCTGCAGCGCGGACTGCTACGTGAACCCCACCGGCAGCTGCCTGTGCGACAGCGACTCGCACTGCGGCACGAACCAGTTCTGCGGGTGGGGGCTCAACTCCGGCAAGTGCATCAACAAGCGAGGCCGGGGCGCGGCGTGCTCCAGCGATCGCGAGTGCGCGTCCGGCACCTGCCGCTGGTCGTTCACCTGCAAGTAGCCGTCACGGGCGCGGGGCTCAGCCCTTGAAGCTCCCGCCCTTGCTGAGGAACTCGACCTGACACGACTGGCCCCCGCTCACCCGGGGGCGCTCCCGAACGGGCCGGGGCGGACGGCCGAACACGCGGTCCGTCATGCTCTGGTGACGCTGGGACTCGGACGGCCACGTCACGCCGAACACCGTCTCCCATTCCTTCTGGATGCGCTTCGCGGCGGTCTCGAACTCCAGGGAGATGGCCTCGCTGCGCTCGAGCGCCTGTTCAATCCGGCCCACCATGTCGGACTGGAAGCCATTGGTGTTGCCGGGCTGGACGCGCACCCACAGCAGGAAGTCGGTGATCATGTTGGCGAACGTGGGCGTCATGTCGTACCGCGCCGCCAGGAACGCGGCGATGTCGTCCGGCATGGCCGCGAAGTAGTTGAGGTGCAGGTCCGTCTTCCTGCCGCGCGCGTCCGAGTACGCCTCCACGTGCGAGTTGTAGGCCTTCATCACGGCGCGGATGCCGCCAATCTGCCGCACGTCCAGGACGGCGCCCACCTGGTGGTAGACGCCGTACTTCAGCCGCCGGATGTACTTGCTCGTCGGCGGCAGCGCCGCGATGGAGGCCGCCCCCAGGATGTCGACGTAGCCGCCCGCGGGGTTGGGCTTGCGCAGTCCCAGGATGCCGTCATAGCGCTCGGTGGGGGACCGGGGCTGGTAGAGCACGAAGTTGCGGTCGGGGATGGGCTCGAAGTCCGTGTCCTTGATGGGCGTGCTGACCAGCCCGCTGTCCGTGAGCAGCTTCTGGACGCCCGTGGGGCCCACGCGCGCGTCCTGCCCCAGCGCGTACACGTAGAAGTCGGCGTCGAAGGCCATGTTGCTCCGCGCCGGGAACGCCCCTTCGGCGGGCTGCTTCACGGAGGTGATGCGAACCCCCAGGCGCCCGTCCTTGTTCATCACGATGAGGCCCGTCACGTCCGTGTAGTAGTGGTTGTCGTCGCCCAGCCGCCCACCGCTCGCCAGCAGATCCACGAGCGTCAGGGGCGTGTCTGGCAGCACCTGGGCTCCGCCGCGGGTGAGCCACACCACGTTCATCCCGTAGTTGAAGGACTGTTGCACCGCATCGATGGCGGCGTTGCCCCCGTGGACGACGACCGTCTTGCCCTCGAGCGACTCATGGTTGGGGCCAAACCCGTACGGCACCATCCGCATGTACGCATCGAGCGAGAACACCCGGGGGTTGTTCTCCGGCCGGGGCCAGATGTGGATGCCGTCCTCCGGCGTGGGGACGCGCTCGGCCCCGTTGCCCATCATCAGGAGGATCTTGTTCACCCGCAGGGTGCGCTCCTCCGTTCTTCCATCCGGTCTGGCGACGACGCCCGACACCTGGTAGCCCCCGGTGCCCAGCGCTTCAATCTTCCGGACCCATCCCACGAGGAAGGTGAGCCCGCGCTCGGTGCGCGCCTGGGAGAGGATCTCGCTCTGCTCCGCGTAGAAGTCCTCGCGCCGCATCAGCGCCGTGGAGTGCACGCGCTGGTTCTTCACGCTGTTGATCCACGAGCTCTGGCCCAGCGAGTAATCGCGCCCGCGGCCGAAGCGCTCGGACGCCACCGGATGGGTCATCCACGGGTTCAGGCTCGTCCAGACGACGTGGTCCCTCAGGTCCGGCCGGGCGTTGTAGGTGTGCAGATAGAACGTCGCGCTCGGTCCCTGCCCGACGACGCAGACGTCGAAGTCCATTGGCATTGGCCCTCCCGGGGCATGCGGCGGGAGAGGCATCCAAGCAAGGACCATTCCCCGACCCACGCCCGGTGGACCGGCGTGAGCCGCGGGGCTCGCGTCTGCGCGGAACGCCTATGCGTCCGCCTGGGACGCCGGAGGCTCTGGAGGCTTCGGTGGCGCCGCATGCAGGTCACGCAGCGCGACCACGCGGTCCAGCAGCGGCCCCCCCAGCTTCCTCCGAGCGATGCGCTGGGACGGATAGATGCCCCGGTGCCCGGTGAGCAGGTACGCCACCGTGGCGACGATGGCCACGTGGGGCAGCACGGAAGCGCCCACCAGCTCCACCGCCATCAACGACAGCGCGAGCGGAGTGTTGGCCGCCGCCGCGAACAGCGCCGCCATGCCCACCGCCGCGCCCAGGTCCACCGGCAGCCCCAGCAACCGCGCGAGGACGTTGCCCAGCGCCGCGCCAATGAAGAACAGCGGAGTCACCTCGCCACCCAGGAACCCCGCGCCCAGCGTCACCACCGTGAAGACGAGCTTCCACGCGAACGCGCCCCAGGGCAGCGACGCGTCCTCGAACGCGCGCAGGATGCCGGGCACGCCCAGGCCCAGGTAGTCGCTGGTGCCCGCGAGCTTCCAGAGCCCCACCACGCCCAGTCCGCCCAGCGCCATGCGCACGGGCAGCCAGGGGACGCGGCGCTCCAGGACCCGCTTCAGCCCATGCGTGCCCTCGATGAAGGCCACCGCCACGCCCGCGATGCCCACCGCGAACACCAGCCACCGGCCCAGCACGGGCAGCGTCAACGCCAGCACCTGGGGTGACGGATACGCGGTGTGGTGGATGCCCAGCCCGCGAGTCACCAGGTCGCCCACGACGGCCGCGGTGAGCGCCGGCAGGAGCGCCTCGTAGCCCAGCCGGCCCACGCACACGACCTCCAGCCCG
Coding sequences:
- a CDS encoding membrane dipeptidase, with product MSRPLPWFRWSPLALTLAASLSCAPIEDLEPPPQPATQKQGVDVPGFAELHHHMFAEEAFGGGWFHGGVNGTLDTCDGGWPESDHARVRMDLSGLLNLCPNSGGVDLSGVPVLSQLFGVAGAVGSEFIGKIEGTEGDTGLHMGRRQPGSEWPRWDTIAHQQSWGGWLKQAHDGGMSLVVVSAVSNGFLCEALPPQNRKRACDEMMDVEVQLQMAHAFDAANDWVEIALSPADARRIISQGKLAMVLSIETSKLFGTKDWRAELNRFHALGVRTLQPVHQLDNRFGGAAPHNAIFQAAQFLENCHIDTDCGITAAGFTLGFDVDAQCRNVKGLTADGQQLLQAMMDKGMLIDLAHLSEKGVRDAYAVSQTNRYYPLFISHGHFREVMNGKLAGNEKTTPAWVVQLLRRTGGMFGLRTAHDETRTYTPANIANDCQGSSRSFAQAYEFGRQGLKVPMAFGADFNGFIQQTRPRFGPNGACSAGFQAEADAQAHQQELEAPGRLGTPFDEQGLAHVGLLPDLLRDVRNLGADTTPLDRSAEVFIRMWERTASSARTGMADPALDVDTSGIAPWVPPDEREKAYPTVCGKAYAPDSKTLNQGCRFDDECQSEQCTSVLCATFDGRCVCNDDGDCGASRYCQNDIPGNPSDNDCVDRKTDGTSCSRDGQCLSGACGGCFNAVGWCYTPRSKAYGQTCKSDRECTTDRCSADCYVNPTGSCLCDSDSHCGTNQFCGWGLNSGKCINKRGRGAACSSDRECASGTCRWSFTCK
- a CDS encoding chloride channel protein, translating into MNLSRSARALGQWLLLGAIVGGVCGVASAVFLALLEEATAFRLAHESLVYALPVAGLVVGAVYGRWGASIRGGNNLVLDTVHVGDAVIPLRMAPMVLLGTVLTHLFGGSAGREGTAVQMGASLADQIAWRFRVTPDTRRELLAAGIAGGFGSVFGTPLAGTVFGLEVVCVGRLGYEALLPALTAAVVGDLVTRGLGIHHTAYPSPQVLALTLPVLGRWLVFAVGIAGVAVAFIEGTHGLKRVLERRVPWLPVRMALGGLGVVGLWKLAGTSDYLGLGVPGILRAFEDASLPWGAFAWKLVFTVVTLGAGFLGGEVTPLFFIGAALGNVLARLLGLPVDLGAAVGMAALFAAAANTPLALSLMAVELVGASVLPHVAIVATVAYLLTGHRGIYPSQRIARRKLGGPLLDRVVALRDLHAAPPKPPEPPASQADA
- a CDS encoding CapA family protein, producing the protein MRGWGALLLFIPFMGMAAPARVELVFGGDVIPHGEVKSVAKAHARSGNHEGWDHVFGPLSDVLRTADVGVVNLETPVTANDKAFTKELVFNAPPAMAQALVRAGVKVVSTGNNHARDQHVEGLVETLRQLDAVGLRHTGTGATKDAAWEPVFVEVRGIKLGFLSFTRSLNGFSNPKEADAPHVALLPYPEHVSRRGLKPEEALEKVRAAAAKCDALFVMGHWGREYTEAPNPQDRALGQAFLEAGAFAVIGHHPHVLQPLEAYTTKSGRRGFIAYSLGNLVANQARFYRHVKGQQGKEGDKRDTLLLRVGVTRAEQGAPVSLADVSVLPVWIENNAQGRKAKAKRNIQPVLIDREIEEVSRRLAALTQRTATQDKATRAEQAALEQRLATARYRRERILRMLPAEFQVATPELRRRHDGAVGLTAQTVP
- the yjjJ gene encoding type II toxin-antitoxin system HipA family toxin YjjJ, encoding MAAPPVRQLLEAVQRLQPVRVETLQEHFGVSQQTLSRWLRDAGDLICRMGRTRGALYARTRSLPELGTRVPVHRVDEAGQLHRAGTLHFLSNGGTWLEQANGPGERFEGLPPFVEEMSPQGYMGRGFHERHPDLGLPLRTTDWNEDQVLIALARRGEDCTGDLILGQESLDRYLATQVHAVHRDSYPELARSFLAEGAGSSAGGEQPKFAVHADGRHVLVKFADASEGRAGQRWRDLLASEALALEAVRAAGIDAATARWFDLRDHRFLEVERFDRVGLRGRRALLSLRAIDNEYIRLGTNWTEVSLRLLAERRLPPEDVRRIRWLDVFGQLIGNIDRHLGNVSCFVEASGRFRLAPLYDMLPMVFAPDGAHLVERTFRPAAPTSNTLDVWADAAGHALKYWDRLIVSQDLSEEFRQRCATCRGQLAELIARVPLHGTV